The sequence below is a genomic window from Photobacterium atrarenae.
CTTTCTCCTTGATGATGGGACACTGAATCCTTAAAAAGTGGAACCAAACGTCTCGTTATTGAAATTACAGTTTTAAGCTAGACGGTGGTTTTTTAATCGTCAATAAAATTTAATTAATCGATATGAAATATTCCGAAAAACGATACTCATGCAACATTTTTGAAGATTGTACGTTTTGATTTGCGGATCACTCGTTAACAATGACAGTCAGATTTTTGTCCGAATCGCGATCCGGATCCTGATCCGGCGCAGCAGCGAACGACAGTAAAAAGGAGCAGATCATGATGGAAATGGCAGCGAACCAGCCAGATATTGAAGTGTCCGTGCGCGAGGTGTTCGGAATTGACAGCGATCTTCGGGTCCCGGCCTTTTCGGTTCGCGACGATCATGTGCCGGAGATCGATCCCGCTTATCGTTTCAATCCGGAAGTGACCCTGGCGATCCTGGCTGGGTTTGCCCAGGATCGCCGGACCCTGATCCAGGGCATGCACGGCACCGGCAAATCCACCCATATCGAACAGGTTGCCGCCCGGCTGAACTGGCCCTGCGTGCGGGTCAACCTGGACGGCCATCTCAGTCGGCTGGATTTAGTCGGGAAAGATACAATTACGCTGCGCAACGGCCAGCAAGTGACCGAGTTCCAGGAAGGAATTATTCCCTGGTCACTGCAGCGTCCGGTCGCCCTGATCTTCGATGAATACGATGCCGGGCGTCCGGATGTGATGTTTGTGATCCAGCGGATCCTGGAGCGGGACGGCAAATTTACCCTGCTGGATCAGAACCGGGTGATCCAGCCCCACCCGGCCTTCCGCTTGTTTGCCACCGCCAATACCGTCGGGCTGGGCAACCTGTCCGGGTTGTATCACGGCACCCAGGTGCTCAATCATGCACAAATCGACCGCTGGAATATCGTCGCGACCCTGAACTACCTCCCGGCCGAAGAAGAATTGGCCATCGTGCTGGCCCGGGTGCCGGAAAAAAACAGCGACGCCGGCCGCGCGCTGCTGCGCAAAATGATTGCAGTCGCGGAGCTGACCCGGAACGGCTTTGCCGCCGGGGATATCTCAATCCTGATGTCGCCGCGCACCGTGATCACCTGGGCAGAAAACTGCACCATCTTCCGCAATCCGGCGCTGGCCTTTCGCTTCTCGTTTCTCAACAAATGCGATGAAGCCGAGCGGCCGCTGATCGCTGAATATTTCCAGCGCTGCTTTAATCAGGAGCTGGAAGAATCCTGGGCTCACCAAATGGAGCTGAGTTAATGAAAGCGCACTCCCGCCAGCAGCAGAAAACGGTCGAGCTCTGTGCCGCCAGTGCAAGGGCCATCAGCCGACAACCAAACCTTCACTTTCGCGGTCGCCAGCTCTATCGGGGCAACACGCCACAGCCGAGTCCGGCGGTTCACGTGCGCGAGCATGACGCTGAGCGCCCGTATGCCGCCAGTCGCGGCCGGGCCGATGCGATAGCCCTGCGCCTGCGCCACTCCGATTCGCAGCTGCACCAGCAACAAGCGCCGACCGCCCCGATTGCCCGGCTGATTTTCGATCTGCTGGAACAATGCCGGATTGAGTCACAGGCACCGGTCCATCTGCCGGGTGCTGGTGCCAACATCAACGCCAATTTCGAACACTGGGCCAGCCACTATTTCCACACCGGGCTGGCGGAAAATCATATCGGCAACCTGATGCTGACCCTGATTTTAATCGTCCGCGCCCGGATCAACGCCGCGCCGGTGCCGGAATACGCCGAGACTGCCATTGAAGCGACCCGGGCTGCCATCGTGCCCGTGATTGGCCATGCACTGGCTGAACTCAAAGCCTGCCGTCACGATCAGGCCGCTTTTGCCCGGCCAGCCCGCCAACTGGCAGAAACCGTCTGCGCCATGATCGAAGCCGAGCTGGCCGACCAGCAAGAATCCGGGGACGCAGAGCAATCGGACAACGCCCTGGCCGCATTCCCGCTGTTATTGGAGATGGAAGAAGAAGGCTCTGAAACGGAGGCCATTGCCACGGCCAAAACCGGCCGCAGCGCGACTTTTAGCAAACATCATCAGCAATATCACATCTATACCACCGAGTTTGATCAGGAAGTCGCCGCCGCCTCCCTGATCCGGCCTGCACTTCTCACCGAGCTGAGAGCACAGCTGGATCAGCAAATCCACCAGCAGGGGATCAATGTCCGGGAGCTGGCACGCAAGCTGGCCGCAGCCCTGAACCCGCCACAACAACACAGCTGGCTGTTCGGCCAGGAAGAAGGCCGGATCGACGGCAGACGACTGAGCCAGCTCGTCAGCTCGCCGACTGAACGCCGCCTGTTTTACCAGGATCACCACCAGCCGACCCCGGACGCGGTGGTCAGCCTCCTGATCGACTGCTCCGGCTCGATGCGCGAGCATATTGATCAAGTCGCGATCATCGTCGATGTGATGGTCAAAGCGCTGGGTATGGCCGGGATCACCAGTGAAGTCCTGGGGTTCTCGACCGCAACCTGGAACGGTGGTCGGGCCCATCAGCAGTGGCTGAGCCGGGGGCGACCCGCACAGCCGGGCCGACTCAATGAAACCTGCCACCTGATGTTCAAACCGGCCGAGCAAGGCTGGCGCCAGAGCCGAAAATCAATCGCTGCGTTGCTCAAAGCTGACTTATTCAAAGAAGGCGTTGATGGCGAAGCCGTCACCTGGGCTTGCCAGCGTCTGCGGCTGAGGGCGGAAGGTCAGCGTTATCTGCTGGTGATCTCGGACGGCTGTCCGATGGATACTGCCACCAACTTAACCAATGATCCCTTCTATCTGGATAATCATCTCAAAGCGGTGGTGGCGCAGGAAACCCATCGAGGTGGGATCACCATTCTCGGACTCGGGGTCGGTTTGGATCTCAGCCCTTACTATCCGCGCAACCTGGCGATGGCAGGCGCCACCGCCGTGGATAACCGCCTGATGACCGAGATCGTTGAGCTGTTCGCATCATCTCGTGGCAAAAACTCAGGGACCCGGCGCTAGCAGTAGCGGCACCAGGCTAAAACAGCGCCACCAGCGCATTTGCAATCAGGTACAGGCCAATCAGCATCAACAGCCCAAACACCATCCGCCGCATCGCTGCTGCACTGAGCGGCGGCGGAAAGCGCCTTGCCAGTATGGTGCTGATCATCACCACCGGTACGGCAATCCCGGCCAGCAGCACAATATCCATGCTCAGTTGGCCCTGTACCCCAATCAACAAACTGCGGGTGGCAGACGTGAAGGCAAAACTGATCAGCAACATATTGCGAATGGTTGTCAGCTCAAACGGCTGGCGGTAAAACTGATAGATCAGCGGCGGTCCGGCCATGCCGAACAGCCCGCCGGTCAGCCCGGAGCCAAACCCACTGACCACAAAACTCGGATGGCCGGAACGTACGGTTTTCTGCGCCGGTCGCAACAGGAAGTTAACCGCACTGTAGACAATCATCCCGCCCAGCAAGCCCTGTAACAAGCTTGTGGCCGACTGGCTGAGCAGCTCCAGTAACCAGACGCCGGCCCCGATGCCGGGTAACACGCCCAGCACCACGGCTGACACCGCGCACCAGTCCATCTGCTTCGCTGCGCCCGGCAGTGCCACCGCACAGTTCACCAAAGTGACTAAGCTCACCACCGCAGCAATCACCGCGACCGTAGTCAGATCCAGGGCACTGGTGGCCCCCACCACAATGATCCCCAGGCCAAAGCCGGTCACGGTCTGAAAGTATGTGCCGACCATAATGATGGCGAGCAAAATCAATAAGGTTTCTGTGCTCATCGCTTCTCTTCTCCTGAGCGTATCGGGTTCAACAGGGATCGCTTTGTGTCGCCGCAACGATAGACGGCGCTGCGGGTTTCTGGTGGGGTGCTTGCTGGTGGTGGAATGCTTGTTGCTGCGCCTGAACCGCCGTCACCGCAATCACGTGATAAATATCCTGCTCGCTGCAACCACGGGAGAGATCATTCGCCGGTTTAGCCAGTCCCTGCAACAATGGGCCGATGGCAACAGCACGGCCGACACGCTCGGCGAGCTTATAACCGATATTGCCCGCCTCCAGGTTAGGAAAAATCAGCACATTGGATTGTCCTTTCACCTGCGAGTCCGGCAATTTACGCGCTGCGATATCCTGAACAATCGCCGCATCAAGCTGAACATCACCATCGATGGCCAGCTCAGGCCGGCGGGATTTCACCAGTGCGGAGGCCGCAACCACTTTATCGACCGCCGCATGACGGGCACTGCCACTGGTCGAGAACGACAGCATCGCCACCCGGGGCGTTTCCATCAGCAGCTGGCGGGCACTTTCGGCGGCCGAGAGCGCAATATCGGCCAGCTCCTCAGCGCTGGGCTCAACCACCAGCCCGCAATCGGAAAAGATTAGGCCGCCTTTCAGATCATGAAACGGTTCACACAACATCATCAGGAAGAAACTGGACACCAACCGGCAGTCCGGTGCCAGCCCGATCACCTGAATCGCACTGCGAACCACATTGGCGGTGGTCTGCACCGCCCCCGCCACCGAGCCGTCGGCGGCGCCATAGCGAACCAGCAGGTTGGCATAACAGAGCGGGTCCAGCACGGCTTGCTTTGCCTGCGTCCGGGTCATCCCTTTACCAGCCCGCAGCGCGAACAGCATATCGGTCAGCGCCGGCCGCAAGGGGGACGTCGCCGGGTCGATCAGGATGCAGGACGCAATACACGTGCCTTCCTCCTCGGCCCGGGCCTGGATCTGCGGCGTATTGCCGACCAGGATCACCTCGGCAATCCCGTCCTGCGCGGCCTTGGCGGCGGCACGAAGCACCCTGGTATCATCCCCTTCACTCAGTACGATCCGCACCGGACGCTGCTTTGCCTGTTCAATAATACGTTCAATAGCCTTCATTTCTGCCTGCCTTGTTTGGGTCCCACCACAACAAACAACAATTAATGAGACGATTTATTCCAAATATTAACATACAATTTGAATATTAATTGTTCAGCCGATTATGGTCAACGAATATTCAAATAAACGGTATAATTGCTATTATGTATTGATGATACATAGGGAAATCAAAGCGATATGACGAGTACAGTGAAAGAAACAACCGATCTTGCCCCCGTGCGTATCGAGGGAGACACGCCGACCCTTCGCCTGTTCTCACTGCTGGAAGTCATTGCAGAGAAGGACGAATTTTTCTCGCTGCAGAAACTGGTGGAAGAGACCGGGCTGCCGAAGCCGACTCTGCACCGGATGCTGCAACAACTCGAAACCGCCGGGATTATCCAGCGTGACGGGGATGAACGGCACTACAGCACCGGTGTCCGGCTGCGGCGTCTGGCGGAAAAGCTGTTGCTGAACAGCACCACCCACAGTGCCCGGCATGCCGTGCTGGCCCAGCTGAAAGAGGAAGTCGGCGAAAGCTGTAACCTCACCGCGCTCTCCGGCGGCGAAGTCATTTATGTCGACCGGGTCGAAACCGAGGCCCCGCTGCGGTTTTATCTCCACCCCGGCTCCCGGGTACCGGTCCACTGCTCCGCCTCCGGCAAACTGTTTCTGGCCAGTATGAGCAGCTCGCAGCGACGCCGACTGCTGAGTAATGTCGAGCTGACCCAGTACACGGAAAAAACCATCACCGATTTCGACGCGCTGGAAACTGAGCTTGATAATGTCAAACGCACCGGCTATGCCATCGATAACGAAGAATTCCTGCCGGGCCTGTTCTGTGTCGCCGTTCTGGTGCCGGTCCCATCCGGGCGCTCGAACCTGGGTATTGCGATCCAGGCACCCATCATGCGATTAAAACCCGAGCAGGCGCTGCACTTTCTGCCGGCGCTACAGCGCGCCGCAGAAGCCCTGGCCAGAATTGAAGCGGAAAGCTGGCCGGAATAATACGCCCGGCTCGCTTCAGCAGAAACAAGGCCACGTTCCGAAAGAACGTGGTCCAGGTTCGTGGTCCCATAGATGGGTCCACAAATACCACTGTGGCAACTCAGCGTCGTACCCGACTTCTGGCATGGGTAGCAACAATCAGGCGATTGACCAGGACCTGCTGCTTGGTTGGCGGGGCTGATTTCAACTCCCGGCACAGGCGGCTGATCTCGCCATCAAGATATTTGGCAGTTTTGCTCCGGATCATCGCCTGCAGCACCTTGGTAGCATTATCCGGCAAAGGTTGGCGCAGCGCCCAGCCATAGCTGTAATCCGGGTGCTGTCCTGCTGCGATTGCTAACCCGGACGCTAAATCCTCAGATGCTGCCGCATCCAATGTCGAAACCGCTTGTTCTGGTGTTTCTTTGCAAGGTGCTTCTTGCTTAGGTGGCTCTTTGCAAGGCGCTCGCACATCGGCTTCCCGTCCCAGCCGCTTGTAGTATTCCGCGACGATCGGTGAGGCGTGATAAGGCAGCTCGCCCTCCTGATACAACAGCGGACCGACTTCTGTCGCCACGCCGGCTTTGGCCTCCAGCACAAAGGTACTGGCGTTGGTGGCTTTCCCGGCATTGGCAGCGGTCTTCTCCGGTTCGGTGAAGTAAACTGTCGCTTGCTGCTTAGCCCGGGTCATGGCGACATAAGCTAACCGCCGCTCTTCTTCAATGTCTGCGCCGATGCTGCCGGACGACTTGTTCATATAAGGAAAGGCATCTTTGTCCCAGAACGGCAGGTAAACCCGATCATATTCGCAGCCCTTGGCGCGGAATATGGTGGTCAGCTGTACCCCGCGCGCACCCGCTTCCCTGTCATGATTAACCGATTGCTGGGTATAGTATTCGAAATACTGCAACGCTTTCTCGCACGGCTGATCCATGGTTTCCAGCACGGTCGCGACACTGTCGAGCCGCTCCACTGCTTCTTCGATCTCGGTCGCCGTGGCTTCGGTTTTCCAGATCCAGTTATCCAAACCGCTTTCATTTCGGTACTGGTTAAAAACCTCCAACGCCTGAAAACTGCCCTTGCGTTGCAGCCGAACCAGCAAGTCCAGCCGCTCGATCAGGTTCTCGAGCTTGAGGCTGCTGTTGGCTTTTTCATAGCGGCGGATAAAAGTCAGCCACTGGCCGGAGTCCATCCCAGCCAGCTGATCGCACAGCGGGCGCAGGGTTTTGTTCGGCACATAACAGTGCGGGAAGCTCATCAGGTTAAACAACAACTGCCCTTTGTTCGACTCCGGCAATTGATCATAACGGCCGGTGGCGAGCGACATCAGTTCGATCAGCAATTTCACTTCCCGGCTACTGGCGAGCACCGACGGCACCGGCATATGGTACGGCACCTGCTTACTGAGAAACGCCAGCTCAAACAGCAGGGTCTGTGACCAGCGCCGGACCAGAATCGCCTGCTGAGACGGATCGCTCCCTGCCGCCAGATCTTTTTGGATCGCCTGGGCAATTTCGCCGACCTGACGTGAAGTGCCGAGTACCTCAAACCGGGTATCGTCGATCCCCCTATCAGAGACAGTCAGAAAATCATGAAAGCGCTGCTTGTTGTTGGCAATCAGGTGGCTGGCAGAGAGCGCCAGGCTGTGACCAAAGCGGAAGGTTCGTGACAGGGTATAAGTTTTGGCCGGTGCAAAATCCTGCTCAAAATTGAGCATAAACTGCGGCGCACTGCCGCGCCACTTGTAGATACACTGGTCGACATCCCCCACCGCCAGCAGTTGGGTCTGCGGGCCGAGCAACTGCTTGAGCAGCCGGTACTGGGCGGTGTTGATGTCCTGAAACTCATCGACCACCACCAGCTTGCAGTGTTGGTGATAATGGCTGCGGATCGCCTCATTGTTCTCCAGCAGCTTGACCGACTCCACCAGCCAGTCGTCAAAGAACAACACTTTTTGTTGCTTGCGCAGGGTTTCAAACTGCTCAAACCCATCAAGGATGAACAGATAGTCCCGGCTGATCTCTGCCAGTTGAAACACCTCCCGCGGCGGCAGCATGTAGGCTTTGACCAGACCGATAAAGCTCAGTAACAGCTCGATGGTTTTCGGATCTTTGATCATCTGCTGGCGCTGATAGTTTTTTTCTGTGCCGGCGATGGCGCGAAGCACCTGCTTGACCAGGGATTTATCACTTTCGCCGCTCTGATAATCAACCCGATATCCCGTCTGGGCCATGAAGCCGGATTGATTGAGCAGGCGCAGACAAAAGCTGTGAAAGGTGTGGACCGGAACGGCCTGGCCGAGGCCACTGTCCTGGAGCTTCTGCTGAAAGTCGGTACGGATATCGCGGTTAAACATCAGCACCAGCATTTCCCCGGCCGGAATATGTGCCAGCTTTTGTTCAATCAGACCAACCAGGGTGGTGGTTTTTCCGGTGCCGGCTCCCGCGATACAGAGGGCGTTGCCTGAGTCATGATGAATAAATGCGGTCTGCTCGGGAGTATAGCTCGTCATAGATAGCGATGGCCTGAGTCTGAAAGAAAATAAGCTGACAAACCAGAGATTTTGCCACAGGCGCGGCCATTTCGCCTGACAAAAATTTCATTTGGGTAAGATGTGACCACCCGGCCTTGCTGCTCTCCAAAAATTAATTGCGCAAACGTTTGCTTTTGTTGCTGAAAGCCAGTTACGGTTTTGCTATCATCAGCGCCATTGGCAGCACGAGCCGTGTTGATTGTTCAACTCGCCGCGCGGCCTGTTTGACTGTATCCCGACTCTTGAAATAGGAATTCACCATGAGCCTTGCCGATCAAGTTCTCGCTGTAAATGATGACCTCCCGATCCGTACTGACCAGCCTGTCCACAGTGGTAAAGTACGCTCTGTCTACTGGCTGACGGAAGCTGACAGCCGCCGCCTGATCATAGAGAAAGGCTACAACGTGAAGCCGGATGCCCCGCTGGCCATCATGGTGATCAGTGATCGGATTTCGGCCTTTGACTGTATCTGGCACGGCGAAGGCGGCATGAAAGGCGTTCCGGGCAAAGGGGCCGCTTTGAATGCGATTTCCAACCACTGGTTCCAGCTTTTCCGTGACAACGGCCTGGCCGACAGCCATATCCTGGATATCCCGCATCCGTTTGTCTGGATCGTTCAGAAAGCCAAGCCGGTGAAAATCGAGGCGATCTGCCGCCAGTACATCACCGGCTCGATGTGGCGTGCCTACGACAAGGGCGAGCGTGCATTCTGTGGCATTGAAGTGCCGGAAGGGCTGAGCAAAGATCAGAAACTGCCGGAGCTACTGATCACCCCGTCGACCAAAGGGATCCTCAAAGGCATTCCGGGCGTGCCGGAAGCTGATGATGTCAATATCACCCGCCGCAATATCGAAGACAACTACGCCGCGTTTAACTTCAGTTCTCCGGCAGACATCGACCGCTACGAAACCCTGCTCAAAGACGGTTTCAAGGTGATCAGCAACGCGCTAGCGAAATTGGATCAGATCTTCGTCGATACCAAGTTTGAGTTCGGCTATGTTACCGATGCCGAAGGCAAGGAAAAGCTGATTTATATGGATGAGGTCGGCACCCCGGATTCCTCACGCATCTGGGATGGTGCCGCGTATCGTGACGGCCGCATTGTTGAAAATTCAAAAGAAGAGTTTCGTCAGCTGCTGCTCAACCACTTCCCGGATCCGGATATCCTGCTCAATAAAGACCGCATGGATGAGCGTGAGGCGCTGGCGCGTGATAACGCTCTGCCACAGGAAGTCCTGATGCAGGTCTCCAAAGTCTACACTGGCATTGCTGAGAAAATTACCGGTCAGCCGATTCACCTCAGCGATAACCCGAAAGCTGAAATCATTGATATCTTGCGCAGTGAGTATGATTTGATCGCAGAATAAGGTTTCAACTCTGTTAAAAATGGCGGCATGTATGCCGCCATTTTTCGTTTTGTTGCATATTTAATCGCTGAAAAGTTGTTGATAGGAACAACATTTCGCTGTCGAACCACGCCAACCCGTTCAAGATTTAAACAAAAAATGACCTGGAACAAATTATTCATATTCCATGATCACATAATTCGACATCTTTGATTAACATCTCTATCACCAGCGAGGGACAATACGGCACATCATGTGCTCGTTGAGGTCTCATTCTATGAAGTTCAGCCATAAGATTGTTGCAACATCCTCTGCCATCTTGCTTGCTGCCCTATCCCTGCTCTCCGCCAACCAATATTTCAAAACCAAAGCTGAGATTCAGTCTCTGGTTGTCCACAGTATCGATGAAATTGTGTCCGGCATGAGTAATACCATCAATGCGGAGCTCAACAGCAGTAAATCGCTGGCCCGCTACGCCACCAGCCTGATTGAACAGGATCTGTCGGCGGACAATATCCAGACCGTGCTGAATCAGCCGGCCATCCATAATGCTTTCTTGCTGGCCGGACAGGGTTTCGAACGCGATGGCAGCTACATCAGCAGCGATCCAAACTGGAACCCGGGCGCCAACTGGGATCCGCGCAGCCGCCCTTGGTATAAAGCCACCCAGCAGAGCCGCGACCTGATCATTACCCAGCCGTATCCCGATACCCTGACCAAAGAAATGCTGGTGTCTATCGCCACCCCTTTATTTGAGCAAAACCGATTTGTAGGCGCCATTTTCTTTGATGTCAGCCTGAGCGGCCTGGCTACACTAGTGAACCAGGTCTCGCTGTTTGATGCCGGGTACCTGTTTATCGTCGACAATCACGGCACCGTGATTGCCCACCCGAATGCCGACTATAACGGTCAGGCGATGTCGTCCTTCCTGGGGAACATCGCGATCAGTGAACAACCAGTGACGCTGGACCAGGACGGTAAGCAGCTGAACGTTTCATTCACTCAGGTGCCGGGTCAGAACTGGTATGTCGGTGCCGTGCTGGATGAAAGCCTGGCCTTTGCTACGGTCGATAAGCTGAAAACCGATTCCATCCTCTACTCGGTGATTGCGCTGATCACCGGCATCGTGGCCCTGCTGCTGCTGATCAAAGTGCTGATGCGCCCGATCCAGGATCTCAATGATGCGATTCAGGATGTCGCCTCCGGCCATGGCGATTTGACCCGCCGCCTGGATACCAATACCGATCAAGAATTTGCCGAGCTGGCGAAAGGCTTCAACGCCTTTACCGAAAAGCTGCAACACTTGATCATCGAGTCCAAGTCACTGAGCCAGGACATCCTGCACAGCACCGAACAGACTGCCGCCGGGGCCAAGGAGTCCGCCGGGGCAATGTCCTCTCAGCTGTCAGAGCTGGATCAGCTAGCGACAGCAATGCATGAAATGGCGACAACCTCTGCTGATGTCGCCAGCAATGCCCAGCATGCTGCCTCTGCCGCCCAGGCCGCTGAGTCCTCAGTGTCTGAAGGGAGCCAGATTGTCTCCCACACCACCGCAGCAATTCATGATCTGTCTGCCCAGATCGATCGCACCGTCGACGTGGTGAAACAGCTGGAAAGCGATACCGGCAACATCGAGTCCATCTTGCAGGTGATCAACGAAATTGCCGATCAAACCAACCTGCTGGCCCTCAACGCCGCGATTGAAGCGGCCCGCGCCGGGGAATCCGGCCGTGGCTTCGCCGTTGTTGCCGATGAGGTTCGGACCCTGGCCCAACGCACCCAGGAATCCACCACCGAAATTCGCCAGATGATTGAGCAGTTACAGTCCGGCGCGACAACGGCTGCCAATGTGATGGGTGACAGCAAGCAAACCGCTGCCAATACGGTCATCAAGGCCCAGGAAGCGGACGAGGCTCTGAATCAAATCAATGTTGCCATTGAGAAGATCAACGAAATGAACCTGCAAATCGCCTCAGCAGCCGAAGAGCAAAGCCTGGTTGCCGAAGAGATCAACACCAACACCCTCAACATCAAAGAGCTGTCGGTGCAGGTGGCTGATGGTGCCGAAAACACCAATCAGGCGATGGAGCAACAGATCCAGAAAGTCCATCAGCAGGAAGAAGTGATGAGTAAGTTCACGGTTTAATCGTCCCTACCCCGAAGACCCAAAAGCCACGATGTTTCATCGTGGCTTTTTTGTTGTCTGTGTCCCGCCAACCCGATGAAGAACCGCTGATAGACAGTCATCAATGGTATCCTCAGGTTTGCAATATTCATCGTATCGTTCACGAGGAAAAAAAGGCGCTCTTAGCACAGGATCTAAAACTCTATTTATCTGATATTAAATACTTTTCTATGATAATCTGGTGCATACGAGGTCTCATGACATGCATATAATAGCTTTGCTCGCACGAAAAACCGAGCATAGATATCAAAGCCAAACCTAAGTGCTTGCTCCTCAAGATAATGTGTTTAAAGTCTAGGCAAGATGATACGCATGTTATTTAGTATTCAGCATCATTGACTGTTAAGGCTTTATTCAAACAAGGAGTAATAATGTTTAAATCTGTTGATGAATTTTGGGTTGAATATCTTTCCTTTGTTTATAAAGATAAATCAGGTGGCCCAGAATATGTGTTTAGGGGAGTTACAGATCAATCATACAAGTTGATTCCTTCTCTTGGGCGTGGAATAGAGGATGGTGTACATGGCGATATTTCTTCAGTAGAGCATAATTTGAATGAAGAGTTTAAAAGATTATCGGCACCTGTGTTAAGCTCGGATGATACACCAAAAACAGATTTTGAGTGGTTGTTTCTAGCGCAACACTATGGGCTCCCAACCCGATTATTAGATTGGACATCTAACCCTCTGGTCGCACTGTTTTTTGCAGTTGAAAAAGACGACGAAACGGATGGTATGGTATATGCCACTAAGCAGATCATAACAGATCAATATGAAATATTTGATCCAACAACTGCTAACTATATGAAAGAAAAATCTCAAGAACCAATAAGTATATTCGCGTTGCAATCTAATCAGGGGAGTTTCATTTTTATCCGCCCTAAGTATAACGATTCGCGTTATTTGAATCAGCGTTCAGTATTCTCTTGCCCGGCTAATCCATTTAAACCACTAGAGTTAGATGATGTCAGTTTGTTTAAGATTAAAGGATATTGGAAACCCGAGCTAAGAC
It includes:
- a CDS encoding ATP-dependent helicase, whose amino-acid sequence is MTSYTPEQTAFIHHDSGNALCIAGAGTGKTTTLVGLIEQKLAHIPAGEMLVLMFNRDIRTDFQQKLQDSGLGQAVPVHTFHSFCLRLLNQSGFMAQTGYRVDYQSGESDKSLVKQVLRAIAGTEKNYQRQQMIKDPKTIELLLSFIGLVKAYMLPPREVFQLAEISRDYLFILDGFEQFETLRKQQKVLFFDDWLVESVKLLENNEAIRSHYHQHCKLVVVDEFQDINTAQYRLLKQLLGPQTQLLAVGDVDQCIYKWRGSAPQFMLNFEQDFAPAKTYTLSRTFRFGHSLALSASHLIANNKQRFHDFLTVSDRGIDDTRFEVLGTSRQVGEIAQAIQKDLAAGSDPSQQAILVRRWSQTLLFELAFLSKQVPYHMPVPSVLASSREVKLLIELMSLATGRYDQLPESNKGQLLFNLMSFPHCYVPNKTLRPLCDQLAGMDSGQWLTFIRRYEKANSSLKLENLIERLDLLVRLQRKGSFQALEVFNQYRNESGLDNWIWKTEATATEIEEAVERLDSVATVLETMDQPCEKALQYFEYYTQQSVNHDREAGARGVQLTTIFRAKGCEYDRVYLPFWDKDAFPYMNKSSGSIGADIEEERRLAYVAMTRAKQQATVYFTEPEKTAANAGKATNASTFVLEAKAGVATEVGPLLYQEGELPYHASPIVAEYYKRLGREADVRAPCKEPPKQEAPCKETPEQAVSTLDAAASEDLASGLAIAAGQHPDYSYGWALRQPLPDNATKVLQAMIRSKTAKYLDGEISRLCRELKSAPPTKQQVLVNRLIVATHARSRVRR
- a CDS encoding cobaltochelatase CobT-related protein, coding for MKAHSRQQQKTVELCAASARAISRQPNLHFRGRQLYRGNTPQPSPAVHVREHDAERPYAASRGRADAIALRLRHSDSQLHQQQAPTAPIARLIFDLLEQCRIESQAPVHLPGAGANINANFEHWASHYFHTGLAENHIGNLMLTLILIVRARINAAPVPEYAETAIEATRAAIVPVIGHALAELKACRHDQAAFARPARQLAETVCAMIEAELADQQESGDAEQSDNALAAFPLLLEMEEEGSETEAIATAKTGRSATFSKHHQQYHIYTTEFDQEVAAASLIRPALLTELRAQLDQQIHQQGINVRELARKLAAALNPPQQHSWLFGQEEGRIDGRRLSQLVSSPTERRLFYQDHHQPTPDAVVSLLIDCSGSMREHIDQVAIIVDVMVKALGMAGITSEVLGFSTATWNGGRAHQQWLSRGRPAQPGRLNETCHLMFKPAEQGWRQSRKSIAALLKADLFKEGVDGEAVTWACQRLRLRAEGQRYLLVISDGCPMDTATNLTNDPFYLDNHLKAVVAQETHRGGITILGLGVGLDLSPYYPRNLAMAGATAVDNRLMTEIVELFASSRGKNSGTRR
- the pta gene encoding phosphate acetyltransferase — protein: MKAIERIIEQAKQRPVRIVLSEGDDTRVLRAAAKAAQDGIAEVILVGNTPQIQARAEEEGTCIASCILIDPATSPLRPALTDMLFALRAGKGMTRTQAKQAVLDPLCYANLLVRYGAADGSVAGAVQTTANVVRSAIQVIGLAPDCRLVSSFFLMMLCEPFHDLKGGLIFSDCGLVVEPSAEELADIALSAAESARQLLMETPRVAMLSFSTSGSARHAAVDKVVAASALVKSRRPELAIDGDVQLDAAIVQDIAARKLPDSQVKGQSNVLIFPNLEAGNIGYKLAERVGRAVAIGPLLQGLAKPANDLSRGCSEQDIYHVIAVTAVQAQQQAFHHQQAPHQKPAAPSIVAATQSDPC
- a CDS encoding sulfite exporter TauE/SafE family protein, encoding MSTETLLILLAIIMVGTYFQTVTGFGLGIIVVGATSALDLTTVAVIAAVVSLVTLVNCAVALPGAAKQMDWCAVSAVVLGVLPGIGAGVWLLELLSQSATSLLQGLLGGMIVYSAVNFLLRPAQKTVRSGHPSFVVSGFGSGLTGGLFGMAGPPLIYQFYRQPFELTTIRNMLLISFAFTSATRSLLIGVQGQLSMDIVLLAGIAVPVVMISTILARRFPPPLSAAAMRRMVFGLLMLIGLYLIANALVALF
- a CDS encoding IclR family transcriptional regulator; this encodes MTSTVKETTDLAPVRIEGDTPTLRLFSLLEVIAEKDEFFSLQKLVEETGLPKPTLHRMLQQLETAGIIQRDGDERHYSTGVRLRRLAEKLLLNSTTHSARHAVLAQLKEEVGESCNLTALSGGEVIYVDRVETEAPLRFYLHPGSRVPVHCSASGKLFLASMSSSQRRRLLSNVELTQYTEKTITDFDALETELDNVKRTGYAIDNEEFLPGLFCVAVLVPVPSGRSNLGIAIQAPIMRLKPEQALHFLPALQRAAEALARIEAESWPE
- a CDS encoding AAA family ATPase encodes the protein MEMAANQPDIEVSVREVFGIDSDLRVPAFSVRDDHVPEIDPAYRFNPEVTLAILAGFAQDRRTLIQGMHGTGKSTHIEQVAARLNWPCVRVNLDGHLSRLDLVGKDTITLRNGQQVTEFQEGIIPWSLQRPVALIFDEYDAGRPDVMFVIQRILERDGKFTLLDQNRVIQPHPAFRLFATANTVGLGNLSGLYHGTQVLNHAQIDRWNIVATLNYLPAEEELAIVLARVPEKNSDAGRALLRKMIAVAELTRNGFAAGDISILMSPRTVITWAENCTIFRNPALAFRFSFLNKCDEAERPLIAEYFQRCFNQELEESWAHQMELS